In Nocardioides sp. JQ2195, a genomic segment contains:
- a CDS encoding AAA family ATPase, with translation MSHGESFLEVLRRKFTSPSFYCLDEPEAALSFGSTLSLIRTLHDIAAEGGQVLCATHSPVLAAMPGAHIIEVGEWGLRETTWDELELVHHWKAYLDAPMRYLRHTLEDD, from the coding sequence ATGAGCCACGGTGAGTCGTTCCTCGAGGTGCTCCGGCGCAAGTTCACCTCACCCAGCTTCTACTGCCTCGACGAGCCCGAGGCCGCGTTGTCGTTCGGCTCGACGCTGAGCCTGATCCGCACGTTGCACGACATCGCTGCTGAGGGCGGCCAGGTGCTGTGCGCAACCCACTCCCCGGTCCTGGCTGCGATGCCGGGCGCGCACATCATCGAGGTCGGCGAATGGGGCCTGCGCGAGACGACCTGGGACGAGCTGGAGCTCGTCCACCACTGGAAGGCCTACCTCGACGCCCCGATGCGCTATCTCCGGCACACCCTGGAGGACGACTGA
- a CDS encoding NAD(P)H-quinone dehydrogenase produces MTSSERVVIIGGGPGGYESALVAAQLGADVTVVDCDGIGGSAVLTDCVPSKTLIATAEVMTEVTDAAELGVVFEDAAGDVASKVKVDLAKLNARVLRLAGEQSADIARRLEREGVKVVQGRGRLGAAQKGSHRVVVTAADGAEQELGADTVLVATGASPRTLPSAQPDGERILTWEQVYDLTEVPQKLVVVGSGVTGAEFASAYLALGIDVTLVSSRDRVLPGEDADASAVLEDVAKRRGMQVLSKSRMESVTRDGDTVTVTLTDGRTVSGSHCILALGSIPNTADLGLEDAGVEVDDGGFIKVDKVSRTSARGVYAAGDCTGVLMLASVAAMQGRIAMWHVLGDAVAPLDLRKVSSNVFTAPEIATVGCSQKAVDEGEIVAEVVMLKLAGNPRAKMQGVHDGFVKLFCRPGTGTVVGGVVVGPRASELIHPISIAVSEKLTADQVAQVFTVYPSMSGSIAEAARRLHNV; encoded by the coding sequence ATGACCAGCTCTGAGCGCGTCGTCATCATCGGTGGCGGTCCCGGCGGCTACGAGTCGGCGCTGGTGGCCGCGCAGCTCGGTGCCGACGTGACCGTGGTCGACTGCGACGGCATCGGCGGCAGCGCGGTGCTGACCGACTGTGTGCCGAGCAAGACCCTGATCGCCACCGCCGAGGTGATGACGGAGGTGACCGACGCCGCCGAGCTCGGTGTGGTCTTCGAGGACGCGGCCGGCGACGTGGCCAGCAAGGTCAAGGTCGACCTGGCCAAGCTCAACGCGCGGGTCCTGCGGCTGGCGGGCGAGCAGTCCGCCGACATCGCTCGGCGCCTCGAGCGTGAAGGGGTCAAGGTCGTCCAGGGCCGCGGACGACTCGGCGCTGCCCAGAAGGGCTCCCACCGGGTCGTGGTCACCGCCGCCGACGGAGCCGAGCAGGAGCTCGGCGCAGACACGGTGCTCGTGGCGACGGGAGCCTCGCCGCGCACCCTTCCCTCGGCCCAGCCTGACGGCGAGCGCATCCTGACCTGGGAGCAGGTCTACGACCTCACCGAGGTGCCCCAGAAGCTGGTCGTGGTCGGCTCCGGTGTCACGGGTGCCGAGTTCGCCTCTGCCTACTTGGCCCTCGGCATCGACGTCACCCTGGTCTCCTCGCGGGACCGAGTGCTGCCGGGCGAGGACGCTGACGCCTCCGCCGTGCTCGAGGACGTCGCCAAGCGGCGCGGGATGCAGGTGCTGTCGAAGTCGCGGATGGAGTCGGTGACCCGCGACGGCGACACGGTCACCGTCACCCTGACCGACGGCCGCACGGTCTCCGGCTCCCACTGCATCCTGGCCCTCGGCTCGATCCCCAACACCGCCGACCTCGGGCTCGAGGACGCCGGCGTGGAGGTCGACGACGGTGGTTTCATCAAGGTCGACAAGGTCTCGCGCACGTCGGCGCGCGGCGTCTACGCCGCCGGCGACTGCACGGGCGTGCTCATGCTGGCCTCGGTCGCGGCCATGCAGGGACGCATCGCGATGTGGCACGTGCTCGGCGACGCCGTGGCCCCGCTCGACCTGCGCAAGGTCTCGTCCAACGTCTTCACCGCCCCCGAGATCGCGACGGTCGGTTGCTCGCAGAAGGCCGTCGACGAGGGCGAGATCGTGGCCGAGGTCGTGATGCTCAAGCTGGCGGGCAACCCTCGCGCCAAGATGCAGGGCGTTCACGACGGGTTCGTGAAGCTGTTCTGTCGCCCCGGCACCGGCACGGTGGTCGGAGGCGTGGTGGTGGGGCCGCGGGCCTCCGAGCTGATCCACCCGATCTCCATCGCGGTGTCGGAGAAGCTGACTGCCGACCAGGTGGCCCAGGTGTTCACCGTCTACCCGTCGATGTCCGGCTCGATCGCCGAGGCGGCCCGACGGCTGCACAACGTCTGA